Genomic segment of Paenibacillus sp. FSL R5-0623:
TGTTCTGATAACCAGGTAGCGGCTCTGGCACGCGGGCTTCAAAGGACTTGACCACACTTTCGAGATCAATGCCCAGCTTGCGGGCAAACTTCTCGGTATCCTCCTGGTTTGGTGCTTTGGAGAACATGGTGTTCATTTTGTCGAACATGCGATACGCCAGATATGTGGTCATCTCTTCGATTGGCAGTACAGCCGAAGATGCACCGATGATGTTGTAATCATAGTTCGCTGGGTACACCTTGTTCATCTGTGCAATGTTGGTCCGGATGTTGCTGATATAGTCATGGATCGCGAACTCCTCACCCGACTGCTTCTCCTCACTTGCCATGAAGTTGGTAATGTTCTCGGCCGTGACGTTCATGCAGTAGTCGTAGGCGTTCTCCAACAATTTGCCTTCGGTATTCGTCGCTGAGATCAGGTGACACAGGTTAAATGGCGGCAGTGGTGAGTTAACTGTTAAAATATTGCCGTACTTCTGTGTAAACCGCTCACCGCGGCTATCCACGTTCATCCAATAATCCAGCTCTTTGAGCGCAGCATATCCGTTCTTGCGAATGTATTCGCGAGTGTGTTCGCTCAAGCTTTTGTTGGACAGGTTCACGTCTGGCGTGAACAGATATCCCAGCGTATTCACGCGGTCAATCCCGGCTGAGCCGTGATCACGTTCGATAATACCGCGCACGATATAGGAAATATCGAGGAAGCAACCGCTGCCTGTACCGCCGGACAGACCTGTCAGCAGGAACACCATCAGTTTTTTGTTGGTGCCTACGGATAAGGTTTTGATCTTTTTGTCGATGGCCTGCACGACCTGATTAATCTTGGTGAACAGGAGCAGACGTCCAGCCTGACGCACCCCTGCGGCGCCGTTCATGCCGTCCGTGATGCTCAGTTCCGGAGACAGCCAGTCTGTAATATATGGCTCCAGCACACTGCGGTTCTGCAGCAGTCCGCCAATCTCGGCATTGGACAGCAGCACGAATTCATTGATCGGATCAAGTCCGATCCCTTTATACTTTTTGGCACGGTCCTGTTCGTTCGTCTCAAAAGCCAGAAACTCCACATTGTCCGGCTTGTCCATTTTTTTCTTGGATACCGGGTCCTGTGGCAGCTTGAAACGACGGTTAATCTGATATTTGAGACGCAGCAACGCATCAATTCCCGTTCCTCCCAAACCAATAATCAGAATGGGATTATCAATTGTATCAACTCTGATCTTCTCACTGACAATACCTCCGCCAAGTGATACATCCAGTTGCTGAATATGTTCTCTAACAATCGGTTTCATTCGTTGTCCTCCCTTTAGTTAGACCAGTTGGGCACAAACTCATTACACTTGCCACTCCGATGACAGAGTAACCTTCCGATCGCTGTTATCCTCAGATTTTTTTGGTTCCCTTTTCTAAAGGGAAAAATCTGAGGATAGCGTATGCTTCCGATGTAGCTTTCTTTCAGAAAGCTTTTAGGCGAACGCTTCGCTTCTCCAGCTTTTTTCTGTCCTCTGCGTTCTCGTGTAAACGGTTAGTACCAACTTAAATTTGCATTCCTTTTAAACCAAACAATCAACTTACACCAAATACTCAATTAAAATGGTCTTGTCCGCCTGTTGCAGCGGGATGCTCAGTCGGTCACCGTTCTTCAGTTCAACGCCTGAGCTTGCATCGACTGCACGACCGGATTTCTCCAGCGTACCGCCTGCAGTGTTACGGATGATAATTCGATCCCCATTGCTGGGCGTAAATACATATTTTTCGGTTTCCTTCAGCTCAGGGTCCAGTTGCAACAACTGATGCAGATGGAATCTGCCCCGGAAGGATACCAGCTTTTTATATTGCGGATAGGACTTGTCGCCCGTGTTCTCATCACGAATCTCCACAACCATCTGACCTACAAATCCCCGGTTTTTGCGTTTCAGCCAACCCATCAGGAACCAGGCACCAACACCGACCACAATCAGAGCTATAACACCCAGGATGACAGGCAACCAAGGAAACGGCTTGTCCTGTTCACCGCCAGACGTTGTTGGTTGAGATGCACTTCCGGCTGCTCCGCTCGCGTTGATCGTGATTGGCTCACTTTCACGGTAGAAGCTGTCTTCTTCCGCACGGATGACTAATTCATAGTTATGATTGTCCGGTACTTCAAACGTTCCGTCAAAACCAGAACCTGTGTTTTTCAGCGGTTGTTCTTCACTTTTGCCTGTATCCACATCTTTCACAATCAGCGTGGCCTTCATATCTGTATACAGATCATTATCCTGAAGCGGCTGACCGCCATTCTCCAGTTTGGCTGCAAGATCAACCTTGTCTCCTTTGGTATGGGACTTGGTCTTAATTGGGTCCACAACGAGCTGAAGATCATAGTTGAACAACAGGTTGATATCGATACTGTCTTTTGGAGCCCCTTTTACCCGAAGTTTCCAGTCTCCTTCTTGGGGTTTCAACAGCTTCACCAATGAGTAACTTTTCGACGTCGAGAGCTTGGCTGCATCCGAGTTCAGGTCCACGGCTTGTCCGGAAGGGTCCGTCAATTGCACTTCCACCGGCTTCGAGGATATGATCGAAATATTTGCTTCCAATACACTGTCGTTCGGTACATTCACGGTAACTTCCTGATAACTGCCGTTTCCCGTTACAGAGGGCAGCTTGACCACATTCAGTTTGGCATGATCAGCAAAGATTTCACTCAGAATCTGTGGCAGATCATCCGGCGTATCGGTAATGAATGACTTACCTCCGGTCTGCTGGGCCAGATCTGCGAGTGCATCCTTGTTCAGCTTGCCATCCGCGTTCAGTCCAATCGTATATACCGGAATGCCTTGATCTTGTGCTCCCTTCACGGCTTTTGCCAGGTCAGCATCAGATTGTGCCTGTGTACGGCCTTTGGTTTTGTTAAAGTCATTGTTGCCATCCGCCAGCAGCACGATCATCGGCGAGTGGGATGGGTCTGCACCATGATTCAGTATGTTGACGGCTTCGGCGACACCAACAGAGACATCTGTATATGGCCCCCGGCCGAGTTGATCAATAAAATCCTTCAGGCTGCTCTTGTCCGCATCGGACTGAATCTCCAGCATAGCCTTTTCCCGCTCCACCTGATCGGTATAAGCGACAATCCCTACCTTGTCCCCCTGGACGGGCAGCATATCAATAAACATTTTCATGGCTTCATTACTAATCTTGTCACGGTCACTTGTATTCATCGAGTTACTTACATCGGCTACAAGTACCGCATCGATTCCGCTTGTCTGTGCCTGAGCCGCTGCAGCTTGTGGCAGCAACGCCTGAGGTAGCAGTAGCGTTAGAATTGCCAGCAGAACCATCGTTCCACTGAGCCAGCGTATTTTGCGTGTCCGCAGCATTGGGTGTACTCCTTCACGTTTGAGATTAAAATGGGAATAGTTTATTATAGGCGTCAAGCCTTAAGGAAATCTTAACAGTCTGCTAATAAATTCTGAAAAGCACCCCTATCTTGAGTTACAGTTTTGTAATGACTGACAAAAATCGACGATTTCACACCTGTAACTGGCACAAAAGTACCAACTATGGAAATATGATATAGTTATTGCCAGCAAACTGCAATATAACAGCGCTTGATTACCAAGCCATAGAAGGGAACGGATTATGGTTACATACGGATGCCTCGCCATATTGTTTCTTTTTGTCATCATAAAGGGTTTTGCACTCCAGCTTCATCGGCGGAAACCGGTCTCCCGCGAAGACACGGATCGTACCCTCTACACTATTCTGAATGGTGAGCGTGATTGAGCATGAGTACTAAACTAGTTGTATCCATACGACCATTTCAACGAACGACCTATGCCTATGAAAAGTTGCAAGTCTGCACCCGTTGTGGACAGTATACCTGCCTGTGGGAAGAGGAGTGCACGGCCTGTGGCCGGGGTACCCTGAATTCCGTTCAAGCGAAGGCAACTTCCCGTGTGAAACGCCGCATTGCACGCGACCTGTTCATTACGATATTGTTCGGTGCAGCTGCCACCTATTTTGGTGAAACCATAGATCAGACCATGGCGGCAGCCAGTGTTTCCCTGCTGCTTCTGGCCTTACTGATCTTCATGCAGAAACGTTCGTTCGAGGTAGAGCAGCAGCGCGAGTTGAAGCGCACGTTGCAACAGGATGAGGAACTCATCCGCCAGGGCATTAACCGCAACTGGGCTCTGGTCGCCGAAGCTCGAAAGCAGGATGAAGCACTTGCCTATGAGATGCTCCGCGAGATCGGCTCACTCGTCTACAATGACCGGATTCGACTGCAGCAGGTTGCTCTGTTACAATCCTTTGTCCTGCGCAGTGATATGGATCTGCAGCTCAAGCCCTTGCTGTTACGCAGCTTCGAGCGGCTGCTGGCTGAATATATCGGTGAGATTGCTCGGCTTAAGCCGGATTTGATCCGTGAAGATGCGATCCGTTATATCGCAACCTATGAAGTGAACATTTTACAGCTCCACAATGGAATTCAGATACTTACAGCCGTAGCTGCTGCTGCCGTGCGCAAGAGCAAATATATTGAGTTATTCCCTAGTCTTATTACCCGCTACGCTCGCTTTATGCCCAAGGATCGATTCATGAGACTTTATCACACGATTGAACGCTATCCAAGCAAGGCACGAGGGGGATTGGCAGAGTCGGTAGGTCGGGTGTATAACGAGAAATATCGGGATCAATACGCAGATGTTCAGCTGTAGAGATGATATATTGAGAAAGAAAAACGTAGTTTAGTGCAAACTCACTCCCTGTATATAGACGAATGCAATTTCATCCATCCCTGCATGCGCGTCAGCACCACAGATCGAAGGTTATGCTTCTAATGATATAAGAATTAATCCAAAAACACCCCATCCTTAGGTCTAGGATGAGGTGTTTTGAATTTTATGGCAGTCTGCCACGTGCTATACGCAATACACGGACAAAAAGAAAAACTAGATGGGGAATACCTAAATGGCATCTTCCATGGATCAAGCAGGCACGCAAACAGGCACTCAACAGATGACAAACAGAATAAGCGGAAATGAGCATCTGTCCTGTTGAAAAAGGGCCGCGACGTGGTTCCTTCGCGACCCTTGATCTGAGGGTTCGGTACATCTGTACCCGAACCCTCTCATATGCTCCATGCCAAACGATGTGGCATGGCATGGTGCCTGCGCAATTGCGGCTATATTGCTGCTTGCGCCAAGGCTTTACCGTCCGCGACGAGAATCGCGACGGTCGCCCTTCGCCGGCCCGCGTCCTGCGGATTCCGGACGGCGAGAGCCTTCGCTGCTGCGCCCGGAGCTGCGCTTGTCGGCGCTACGGCCAGCCCAGCCGCTGCTAGCTGCACCGCGTCCGCCTTGGCCCGCTGCTCCGCGACTGCTGTCGCTGCTGCGCGCGGAACCACGACCTGCGCTGCGCTCGTCGCCACTGCGACCCGCACCGCGTCCACCTTGACCTGCAGCTCCGCGACTACTGTCGCTGCTACGGCCACCGCTACGACCACCACTGCGTCCGCCTTCACTGCGTCCACCTTCGCCGCCGCGGGAACCACGCCCCCCACGTCCGCCAGAGCTGCGATCATTACGACCTGCACCACGACGGGCACTGCCTGTTCCGGAAGAGCGTCCGCCTGAACGTTCGTCATCCCCTTGACTGTTGATAGATCGTCTAGCTGCTCCAGTAGAAGCAATTGGACCTTCGCTCGTCCACTGGATACGGGACAGCTTCTGGTCGATCCCTTGTTCAATACGTGCAAGTTCCGGTCTGTCGTGTTCTGTTGCAAACGTTACAGCAAGACCTGTACCACCTGCACGGCCCGTACGACCAATCCGGTGGATATAACTTTCCGCATCATGCGGCATATCGTAGTTAAATACATGCGTTACGCCTTCAACATCAAGTCCACGTGCAGCTACATCTGTAGCAACCAGCACTTGCAGTTTGGCATCACGGAACGCTTTCATTACGTTCTCACGCTTGGATTGAGACAGATCTCCATGAAGTTCATCACTTGCATAACCTGCTTCACGCAGATCCTGGTTCAGCTTGGATGCACGACGCTTGGTCCGGCAGAAAATAATCGCCAAGTATGGGCGATACGTATCAATCATGCCGCGAAGCGCTTCAAGCTTACCGCGATCCGTACACTCCAGCACTTGCTGACGAATCTGTTTGATCGGGATAACAGATTGGGAAGATACCTTAACATCTTCCGGATCTTTCATGTAGGTCTTCGCCAGGTTGCGAATCCCCTTTGGCATCGTTGCTGAGAACAGCATTGTCTGACGTTTGTGTGGAAGCTCACTAAGAATAGTCTCCACATCGTCCAGGAAGCCCATGTGCAACATTTGGTCGGCTTCATCCAGCACCAGTTTTTTCACATTATCAAGCTTCAACGTGCCACGGCGCAGGTGATCCAGAAGACGCCCTGGTGTACCAATAACGATCTGGGTACCGTTCTGCAATTTACGCAGTTGCTTGTCCACATCCTGCCCGCCGTATACGGCAAGCACATGCAGTTTATCGTCGTTTGCCGTGAGTTTCTTCGCTTCTTCCGTAATTTGCAGCGCAAGCTCACGCGTAGGCGCAATAATCAACGCTTGCGGCGAACGGTCGGATACGTTAATTTTCTGAATAATCGGCAGCAAAAATGCCAGCGTTTTCCCTGTTCCTGTCTGTGCCTCAGCGATAATATCGCGTCCACCCAGCAGTACCGGAATCGAACGCTCCTGTACCGGAGTCGGCACGGCGATGCCCTGATGTTTCAGGATCTCGCACCATTCCGGGCGAATGCCCAGTTGTTCAAAGTTTGCCAATCGTTACACCTCTGTATATTCATTTAGATAAGTCCATTTCATAATGACCTTAGTATCAGTATCTGCCATCAAGACTAGTTTTCCTTATATCAATCATGTTTATGAAATGAATTTTTTAAAAAGCAATCCACTCGTTGCTCTTCTTCTCCATACCCTGTAGTTTACACGTTAGTCAAGCAAAACAAAAGGGGATACAGCGTTACACCCTAACTTGTAGCATAAAATCTCGAGATCAGCGTGACTTGTATCAACCAAGTGACTCTAGATCTGCCTTCAGGTTGCTGATGATGTGGAAATAATGACCTAGCATGCCTCAGGCTCTAATAAAAAACAGCGACGCCCTCTCCCCGATTGCCGGAAAAAGTGCGACGCTGATTAAAATGCATCTTTTTATGTTATCTATTCGTTGTTTACTTCGTTGCAACCAAGTTACGAACCGTGCCCGCCCGCTGTAGCAAATCCACTCCGTTCAAGAATGCGAGTGCTCTCCTCGTTCAACCCGCGCAGGTGCACGGTTTTGCCAAGCTTCGCGTACTTGAACTTCACTTTGCCAATAGCTACAACCGCGGTATTATCCCAGATATGTGACCCTCCGAAATCAATCGTGATCTCATTCGGATCGGCCTCTGCATCGAACTCATCGACAAAGTGGGAGGATGAACCGAAGAAGAACGGTCCGTGAACCCGGTACACCTTCTGCCCTTGTTCCTGGCTTGCCTGTACACGGATCTTGGTCTGTTTCCAGCCAAAATGCAGCACACTGAGCACAACGCCGACCATAACCCCGATCGATAGATCGTGGGTATAGACCACAATCGCCACCGTGACAATCATGACAAAGGCTTCCGCCCGCGGCACACGAGCAATATTTTTGAGGGAACTCCAGTCAAATGTTCCAATACACACCATAAACATCACGCCAACGAGCGCACCCATTGGAACCTGTTTTACCACTCCGCTAAGCAGCAATAACAGGATGGCTAGAAACGCACCTGCGGTAAACGTCGACAATCTTCCACGCCCGCCAGACTTCACATTAATAACCGACTGCCCGATCATCGCGCAACCCGCCATACCACCAAACAACCCGTTGATAAAGTTTGCAATCCCCTGACCACGCACCTCGCGATTCTTGCTACTCTTGGTCTCGGTCATCTCATCAACAATGGTAGCGGTCAGCAGTGATTCCAGTAAACCAACCATTGCCAGAGTAAATGAATAGGGCAGTAAGATCATCAGCGTTTCCCAAGTCCACGCGATATTAGGCAAGTGGAACATCGGCAGGGTACTAGTCAGATTGCCCATTTGACCGACTGTTTTCACGTCCAGATGAAATACCACCGTAATAATCGTCATCACGATGATTGCAATCAGAGGAGATGGGGCAGCTTTGAAAAACCGTGGCAAAATATAAATGATCGCCAGCGTACCCGCCACCATTGCATACATGATCCAGTTCGCTCCCGTGAAATGGGTTAACTGTGCCATAAAGATCAGTATAGCCAGTGCATTCACGAATCCGGTCAGTACCGAATGAGGCACAAACGTAATAAACCGTCCAACCTTAAATATGCCCAGTAGAAACTGGATAATTCCCGTCAAAATCGTAGCCGCAAAAAGATATTCCACGCCATAATCCTTGACGAGTCCAACCATCAGTACCGCCATGGCACCTGTTGCCGCCGAGATCATGCCGGGTCTTCCACCTGCAATCGAGATCACAATTGCAATTGTAATCGAAGCATACAACCCGACCATCGGATCAACACCCGCAATGATGGAGAACGCAATGGCTTCCGGAATTAACGCCAGCGCTACCGTAATGCCTGCCAGCACATCTCCGCGAATGTTGCCAAACCATTGTTGTTTTAAAGTATTCATATGTTCTTACCGTTCCTCCTACGTGTATCCTAATAATGGACAATCTTACTGAAGAGTAACGGAATCCGTACACCACTAACCAACCACCCAGGACAGCACAAAACAACGGATCCCTCTCCGCATCTTTTGCTTATGCTCTTGCCTAAGTTGCATCATTCTCTACCATCCGTATAACCTTGACGGGTTCATGAGCACTCACGTCTTTTCCGTTCCAGTGTGTACCGCTGGTCTTCCATTACTGCCTTCAGTTATCTTACTCGTGCGACATCAGGAGCTGATCCTGATGCCCATAGGTTTTCCCCTCTCAGAAAAACCGGGTCCGTTAATGTACTGACCTATTATTATAGTCACAGGACTGGATATGTACTAATACAGTTAAGGCGAAAAAACAGAACCTTTTCTTCTATTATCTTAATATTTCTATAATTTACTCACCAATTCTCTATTCACAAAAAAATAACCCGCAAAGATCCTTTGGAGAAAGTCTCTTTGCGGATACTCTTGTAATGTCATGCTATTGCTAGAACCTTCCCGACTTGAATATCGAATAGAGCAGGAAAGCCACCATCAGAATCGCAACCAGGAACCCAATCTCAATGACCGGAATATCCCACAGCATCGTGGACTGATGACTAATCGACGAACCAATAATCAGTCCCACCATGATGATACAAAAAGCGAGTAACACAATACTGAAAGACAGCCGATTGCTGATCTGGTCCATTCTGCGCATGAGTGCATCCAGTTCAGGGACACTGATCTCCAGCCTCAGCTTGCCTTTGCTAATAATGGATGATAACTGCCTTAACTGCCCTGGCAGACCAATGACACTCTCGGCCATATCAGCCGCACTGCGGAACAACCGATTCTTGATTCTTCCAGCGCTAAAACGTTCCTTGATCAGCTTCCGCCCAAAAGGCTCGGCCATATCTACAATGCTCAGGGAAGGATCGAGATGTTCGATTACACCTTCCATCGTTAGCAACGATTTACCGAGCAGAAGAATATCCGCAGGCATGACAACCCGGTGCCTCTGGGCTACGCCGAACAAGTCATTTAACGCCTGACCCACACTAATCTTCGAAAAGGGAATATCGTAATATTTGCTACGCAACTTGTCCAAATCCACATGAAGACCACGCAGGTCCATGTCATCTGGCATCATGCCGAGCTTCTCAATCGCCCGGATCATACTGTCCGTATCTTTGCGCATTAACCCAATAATAAGCGAAGCAAGCTGTTGTTTCATCTCATCACTCAGACTGCCCACCATACCGAAGTCTATAAAGGCAAGACGTCCATCCTTCAATACCATCAGATTACCCGGATGTGGGTCAGCGTGAAAGAAACCCTGAATAAAAATCTGATTTAATAATGAATCCACCAGCCGCTCGGCAATGTTATTCAGATCATGACCGCGTCTGACCAGTTCTTCACGATCATTGAGTTTGATACCTTCGATATACTCCATCGTGAGTACACGGGATGAAGTCTGATCCCAGTAGATTGACGGGATTTTCACCTTGTTGTCCTGTTGGTATTGCTGTGCAATCTTTTCCGTATTGCGGCCTTCGACCGTATAATCCAGCTCAGCCATCAGTGCCTGAGCATATTCTTCGACCATTTGTGGAAGCTGATATTGCTTCACCCAATCCCAGCGCTTCTCGGCCATGGCTGTCAGCTCACGCAAAATATCCAGGTCACGCTGTACAATACGCGATATACCCGGCCGCTGAATCTTGATGGCTACAGACTCACCGCTTCGAAGTTTGCCCAGATGCACCTGTCCAATGCTGGCCGCAGCTACAGGGGTATCCTCGAACCGGGAAAAGATCTCCTCCAGCGGTATATCCAATTCCTGTTCCAAAATACCCCGTGCCGTCTCGGAAGAGAACGGCGGGACCTGATCCTGCAACTTCACCAGCTCACGAATGACAGACTCAGGCAACAGATCTGCCCTTGTACTTGCGAGTTGCCCCAGCTTAACGAAAGCTGGCCCCAGCTCCTGCAGCACAAGCCTGATGCGTTCACTCAGCGTTTTGGTGGTGTGTGCTTCACGCGACATCCACCGTCTGGGCAGAGCCAGCAGCTGGAACAAACCCAGCTCCTCGACCATATAACCGAAGCCATGACGCACTAGCGCCATGGCAATTTCACGGTATCTGCCGACATGTTTAATTCGCACTGCCATCTACTCGATCTCGTTTCCTTTGAGAGGAGGAGGAACTTCAAGTGGAGCTGGGGATTCATCAGGTTGGAGCTGTGGTGATTGGCCCAGTTCGGCAAGTTTTTTCTCCAGGACAGCAACGCGCTGTTCCAGACTGGTTACATCACTTTCGGATGCCACACCAGCTTCCTGAAGCACTCGCTTGACCTGCTCCTGAATCATTCTCTTGAACTGACCCTGCTCTTCATCGCCCCGTTCCAGCAGACGTTCAACCAAAGCTTTGGATTCACCGGGCGCAAGTTCCCCACGCTTGACCAAATCATCCACGGTTTTCTCAATTTTTTCTTTGCTTACAACAGTAAGACCAAGCCCTAACGAGATCGCCTTTTTGAACAAATCGCTCATTTTTGTCATCCTCCTCTTCGTTGATCTCTATATTATACCCCTTATACTCTGCATGCAAAGTTGCGTGTCCGATCAGACGTAACGTGCAGCCCATTTGCCTGCTTGCAGAAGTAATTTACGGTACGTTTCGTGTGCAAAAGACGGTACATGGTGACCCGGCATCAGA
This window contains:
- a CDS encoding VWA domain-containing protein translates to MLRTRKIRWLSGTMVLLAILTLLLPQALLPQAAAAQAQTSGIDAVLVADVSNSMNTSDRDKISNEAMKMFIDMLPVQGDKVGIVAYTDQVEREKAMLEIQSDADKSSLKDFIDQLGRGPYTDVSVGVAEAVNILNHGADPSHSPMIVLLADGNNDFNKTKGRTQAQSDADLAKAVKGAQDQGIPVYTIGLNADGKLNKDALADLAQQTGGKSFITDTPDDLPQILSEIFADHAKLNVVKLPSVTGNGSYQEVTVNVPNDSVLEANISIISSKPVEVQLTDPSGQAVDLNSDAAKLSTSKSYSLVKLLKPQEGDWKLRVKGAPKDSIDINLLFNYDLQLVVDPIKTKSHTKGDKVDLAAKLENGGQPLQDNDLYTDMKATLIVKDVDTGKSEEQPLKNTGSGFDGTFEVPDNHNYELVIRAEEDSFYRESEPITINASGAAGSASQPTTSGGEQDKPFPWLPVILGVIALIVVGVGAWFLMGWLKRKNRGFVGQMVVEIRDENTGDKSYPQYKKLVSFRGRFHLHQLLQLDPELKETEKYVFTPSNGDRIIIRNTAGGTLEKSGRAVDASSGVELKNGDRLSIPLQQADKTILIEYLV
- a CDS encoding DEAD/DEAH box helicase codes for the protein MANFEQLGIRPEWCEILKHQGIAVPTPVQERSIPVLLGGRDIIAEAQTGTGKTLAFLLPIIQKINVSDRSPQALIIAPTRELALQITEEAKKLTANDDKLHVLAVYGGQDVDKQLRKLQNGTQIVIGTPGRLLDHLRRGTLKLDNVKKLVLDEADQMLHMGFLDDVETILSELPHKRQTMLFSATMPKGIRNLAKTYMKDPEDVKVSSQSVIPIKQIRQQVLECTDRGKLEALRGMIDTYRPYLAIIFCRTKRRASKLNQDLREAGYASDELHGDLSQSKRENVMKAFRDAKLQVLVATDVAARGLDVEGVTHVFNYDMPHDAESYIHRIGRTGRAGGTGLAVTFATEHDRPELARIEQGIDQKLSRIQWTSEGPIASTGAARRSINSQGDDERSGGRSSGTGSARRGAGRNDRSSGGRGGRGSRGGEGGRSEGGRSGGRSGGRSSDSSRGAAGQGGRGAGRSGDERSAGRGSARSSDSSRGAAGQGGRGAASSGWAGRSADKRSSGRSSEGSRRPESAGRGPAKGDRRDSRRGR
- a CDS encoding SulP family inorganic anion transporter, which translates into the protein MNTLKQQWFGNIRGDVLAGITVALALIPEAIAFSIIAGVDPMVGLYASITIAIVISIAGGRPGMISAATGAMAVLMVGLVKDYGVEYLFAATILTGIIQFLLGIFKVGRFITFVPHSVLTGFVNALAILIFMAQLTHFTGANWIMYAMVAGTLAIIYILPRFFKAAPSPLIAIIVMTIITVVFHLDVKTVGQMGNLTSTLPMFHLPNIAWTWETLMILLPYSFTLAMVGLLESLLTATIVDEMTETKSSKNREVRGQGIANFINGLFGGMAGCAMIGQSVINVKSGGRGRLSTFTAGAFLAILLLLLSGVVKQVPMGALVGVMFMVCIGTFDWSSLKNIARVPRAEAFVMIVTVAIVVYTHDLSIGVMVGVVLSVLHFGWKQTKIRVQASQEQGQKVYRVHGPFFFGSSSHFVDEFDAEADPNEITIDFGGSHIWDNTAVVAIGKVKFKYAKLGKTVHLRGLNEESTRILERSGFATAGGHGS
- a CDS encoding AarF/UbiB family protein, encoding MAVRIKHVGRYREIAMALVRHGFGYMVEELGLFQLLALPRRWMSREAHTTKTLSERIRLVLQELGPAFVKLGQLASTRADLLPESVIRELVKLQDQVPPFSSETARGILEQELDIPLEEIFSRFEDTPVAAASIGQVHLGKLRSGESVAIKIQRPGISRIVQRDLDILRELTAMAEKRWDWVKQYQLPQMVEEYAQALMAELDYTVEGRNTEKIAQQYQQDNKVKIPSIYWDQTSSRVLTMEYIEGIKLNDREELVRRGHDLNNIAERLVDSLLNQIFIQGFFHADPHPGNLMVLKDGRLAFIDFGMVGSLSDEMKQQLASLIIGLMRKDTDSMIRAIEKLGMMPDDMDLRGLHVDLDKLRSKYYDIPFSKISVGQALNDLFGVAQRHRVVMPADILLLGKSLLTMEGVIEHLDPSLSIVDMAEPFGRKLIKERFSAGRIKNRLFRSAADMAESVIGLPGQLRQLSSIISKGKLRLEISVPELDALMRRMDQISNRLSFSIVLLAFCIIMVGLIIGSSISHQSTMLWDIPVIEIGFLVAILMVAFLLYSIFKSGRF
- a CDS encoding phasin family protein, producing the protein MSDLFKKAISLGLGLTVVSKEKIEKTVDDLVKRGELAPGESKALVERLLERGDEEQGQFKRMIQEQVKRVLQEAGVASESDVTSLEQRVAVLEKKLAELGQSPQLQPDESPAPLEVPPPLKGNEIE